The Peribacillus simplex genome contains a region encoding:
- a CDS encoding glycerophosphodiester phosphodiesterase, which yields MTLIFAHRGSAGTHPENTMSAFKEAARVGADGIETDVQLSKDGEVVIIHDEKLDRTTNASGYVKDRTLMELKTLNASANHKGKWGKEKIPTLEELFIWLYDNQLFCNIELKNTLFLYPGLEEKVIRLIRTYEMEERVILSSFNHYSLVNCHQLAPELETAPLYRDGLYMPWIYAKAIGGSAIHPNIRAAPDALIQASVSMGVPVRPYTINEEADMKRLFKLGCSGIITDFPEAAVRIREGLKSR from the coding sequence ATGACCTTAATCTTTGCGCATCGAGGCTCTGCAGGAACACATCCGGAAAATACGATGTCGGCGTTCAAAGAAGCTGCCCGTGTCGGAGCGGACGGAATTGAAACGGATGTCCAGCTCTCGAAAGATGGAGAAGTGGTCATCATTCACGATGAAAAGCTCGATCGGACAACGAATGCCTCGGGGTATGTAAAAGACCGGACCTTGATGGAGTTGAAAACACTTAATGCTTCCGCAAACCATAAGGGTAAATGGGGAAAAGAAAAGATTCCGACGCTTGAAGAACTATTTATTTGGCTTTACGATAATCAGCTTTTTTGCAATATTGAATTGAAAAATACGCTTTTTCTGTATCCAGGCTTAGAAGAGAAAGTCATCCGGCTCATCCGTACTTACGAAATGGAGGAAAGGGTGATCCTTTCTTCCTTCAATCATTATAGTTTGGTCAATTGCCACCAATTGGCACCTGAATTGGAAACAGCACCGCTTTATAGGGATGGTCTATACATGCCGTGGATATATGCCAAGGCAATAGGCGGAAGTGCAATTCACCCAAATATCCGGGCTGCCCCTGATGCGCTAATTCAAGCATCGGTGAGTATGGGTGTTCCTGTACGGCCATATACCATTAATGAAGAAGCCGATATGAAGCGGTTATTCAAACTGGGATGCAGCGGCATCATAACCGATTTTCCCGAGGCAGCCGTACGGATCAGAGAAGGATTGAAATCAAGATAA
- the spo0A gene encoding sporulation transcription factor Spo0A, giving the protein MKKIKVCVVDDNRELVGLLEEYISAQEDMEVIGVAHNGQDCLGMLESVDPDILILDIIMPHLDGLGVLEKLREVKRGAMPNVIMLPAFGQEDVTKKAVDLGASYFILKPFDMENLANHIRQVSGKGQAVLKNHSQFSYRPQNESKPKNLDASITSIIHEIGVPAHIKGYLYLREAISMVYNDIELLGSITKVLYPDIAKKYNTTASRVERAIRHAIEVAWSRGNIESISSLFGYTVSMTKAKPTNSEFIAMVADKLRLEHKAS; this is encoded by the coding sequence GTGAAAAAAATTAAGGTGTGCGTTGTAGATGATAATAGAGAACTTGTTGGCCTTCTGGAAGAATACATTTCTGCACAGGAAGACATGGAAGTAATTGGGGTGGCACATAACGGTCAAGATTGCCTGGGGATGCTTGAAAGCGTTGATCCGGATATATTGATCCTCGATATTATCATGCCTCATTTAGATGGATTAGGTGTACTAGAAAAACTTCGTGAAGTAAAACGGGGTGCTATGCCTAATGTGATTATGCTTCCTGCCTTTGGTCAAGAAGATGTAACGAAAAAAGCTGTTGATTTGGGTGCGTCTTACTTTATCCTGAAACCATTCGATATGGAAAATCTGGCCAATCATATACGTCAGGTAAGCGGTAAAGGGCAGGCGGTTTTAAAAAATCATAGTCAATTTAGCTATCGTCCCCAAAATGAATCCAAGCCGAAGAACCTCGATGCCAGCATCACGAGCATCATTCACGAGATTGGAGTGCCTGCACATATTAAGGGCTATTTGTATTTAAGGGAAGCGATATCAATGGTATATAATGATATTGAACTATTGGGTTCTATCACCAAAGTTTTATATCCGGATATCGCAAAAAAATACAATACTACGGCCAGCCGTGTTGAACGTGCTATCCGGCATGCGATTGAAGTGGCCTGGAGCCGTGGAAATATAGAATCCATATCATCTCTTTTCGGATATACCGTAAGCATGACTAAGGCAAAACCTACAAATTCCGAATTCATTGCCATGGTTGCCGATAAGCTGCGCCTCGAACATAAAGCTTCTTGA